From the Rissa tridactyla isolate bRisTri1 chromosome 20, bRisTri1.patW.cur.20221130, whole genome shotgun sequence genome, one window contains:
- the LETM2 gene encoding LETM1 domain-containing protein LETM2, mitochondrial isoform X1, translated as MALSSCNVLFAIARTSFRGSHLLAHSSPPYSPAVAFVQLVNSHLTWTCVRDSENQPSLRCARLGAGLPHSPPKVVRTFHTSACLRQELRDEPPPHRSSVNQGTKPAKTPAKQVIETPVGKKSLRQKIVDELKHYYNGFHLLWIDTKVAARMVWRLLHGQVLTRRERRRLLRTCADLFRLVPFLVFVIVPFMEFLLPVFLKLFPEMLPSTFETESKKEEKQKKKLNAKLELAKFLQETIAEMAKRNKADTGQGKQFSSYVHQIRHTGHRPSTQEIVRFSKLFEDELTLEHLERPQLVALCKLLELQPIGTNNLLRFQLLLRLRTIKADDEMIAKEGVNGLSVSELQSACRARGMRSLGLSEEQLKEQLRQWLDLHLKENVPPSLLLLSRALYLIDVKPQPVPVPQNKIGETAQMVTSVPEGQETLVDPAPIAQGRKNEEFVSQPTEKLPVSEVSVKPPPREVSFSEFLDFPKEIVRHTIYSQTVEMCATRCCER; from the exons ATGGCCCTCTCCAGCTGTAACGTGCTCTTTGCCATAGCCAGGACCAG TTTCAGAGGCTCCCATCTTCTTGCGCACTCCAGTCCTCCATACTCTCCAGCAGTTGCTTTTGTCCAACTAGTGAATTCTCATTTAACCTGGACTTGCGTAAGAGACTCTGAAAACCAGCCATCGCTGCGCTGCGCACGGTTGGGCGCTGGCCTACCTCACTCACCGCCTAAAGTTGTGCGAACGTTTCACACGTCCGCCTGCTTGCGTCAGGAGCTCCGAGATGAACCTCCGCCCCACCGAAGTTCTGTAAACCAGGGCACTAAACCTGCCAAAACTCCAGCAAAACAAGTCATAGAGACGCCCGTGGGAAAAAAGTCTTTACGCCAAAAAATTGTGGATGAACTGAAACATTATTACAATGGATTCCACTTGCTTTGGATTGACACTAAGGTGGCTGCCAGGATGGTGTGGAGGCTGTTACATGGTCAGGTCCTCACTAGGAGGGAGAGACGAAGG CTGCTGAGAACTTGCGCAGATCTCTTCCGGCTGGTTCCCTTCCTGGTGTTTGTCATTGTCCCCTTCATGGAATTTCTGTTACCTGTCTTCTTGAAACTGTTCCCTGAAATGCTGCCCTCGACGTTTGAGACAGAGTCAAAAAAG gaagaaaaacagaaaaagaaattaaatgcaaagctGGAGTTAGCGAAGTTCCTGCAGGAGACCATTGCAGAGATGGCCAAAAGGAACAAAGCAGATACAGGACAAGGAAAACAATTCTCTTCTTACGTGCACCAG ATTCGTCACACCGGCCATCGGCCCAGTACCCAGGAGATTGTACGCTTCTCCAAGCTCTTTGAGGACGAGCTGACCCTGGAACACTTGGAACGGCCGCAGTTGGTAGCTCTTTGCAAATTGCTTGAGCTGCAGCCCATTGGCACCAACAATCTGCTCCGCTTTCAACTTCTGCTGAGACTCAGAACTATCAAGGCAGATGATGAA ATGATTGCCAAGGAAGGAGTCAATGGCCTAAGTGTGTCTGAGCTGCAGAGCGCCTGCAGAGCCAGAGGAATGCGATCACTGGGGCTCTcggaggagcagctgaaggaacagcTCAGACAG TGGCTGGATCTGCATTTAAAAGAGAATGTTCCAccttctctgctcctgctttcCCGTGCCTTGTACTTAATAGATGTAAAGCCACAACCTGTTCCGGTTCCACAAAATAAG ATAGGTGAAACTGCTCAAATGGTGACATCTGTTCCTGAAGGTCAAGAGACCCTAGTGGATCCTGCCCCCATCGCACAAGGAAGGAAG AATGAAGAATTTGTATCTCAACCAACAGAGAAATTGCCAGTCTCAGAAGTGTCAGTTAAGCCTCCCCCACGAGAGGTAAGCTTTTCAGAATTCTTAGACTTTCCAAAGGAGATTGTTCGTCACACAATTTATAGTCAAACCGTGGAAATGTGTGCTACGAGATGTTGTGAACGCTAA
- the LETM2 gene encoding LETM1 domain-containing protein LETM2, mitochondrial isoform X2: MHCYLLKYLSSFRGSHLLAHSSPPYSPAVAFVQLVNSHLTWTCVRDSENQPSLRCARLGAGLPHSPPKVVRTFHTSACLRQELRDEPPPHRSSVNQGTKPAKTPAKQVIETPVGKKSLRQKIVDELKHYYNGFHLLWIDTKVAARMVWRLLHGQVLTRRERRRLLRTCADLFRLVPFLVFVIVPFMEFLLPVFLKLFPEMLPSTFETESKKEEKQKKKLNAKLELAKFLQETIAEMAKRNKADTGQGKQFSSYVHQIRHTGHRPSTQEIVRFSKLFEDELTLEHLERPQLVALCKLLELQPIGTNNLLRFQLLLRLRTIKADDEMIAKEGVNGLSVSELQSACRARGMRSLGLSEEQLKEQLRQWLDLHLKENVPPSLLLLSRALYLIDVKPQPVPVPQNKIGETAQMVTSVPEGQETLVDPAPIAQGRKNEEFVSQPTEKLPVSEVSVKPPPREVSFSEFLDFPKEIVRHTIYSQTVEMCATRCCER; encoded by the exons ATGCACTGTTACTTGCTTAAATACCTCTCCAGTTTCAGAGGCTCCCATCTTCTTGCGCACTCCAGTCCTCCATACTCTCCAGCAGTTGCTTTTGTCCAACTAGTGAATTCTCATTTAACCTGGACTTGCGTAAGAGACTCTGAAAACCAGCCATCGCTGCGCTGCGCACGGTTGGGCGCTGGCCTACCTCACTCACCGCCTAAAGTTGTGCGAACGTTTCACACGTCCGCCTGCTTGCGTCAGGAGCTCCGAGATGAACCTCCGCCCCACCGAAGTTCTGTAAACCAGGGCACTAAACCTGCCAAAACTCCAGCAAAACAAGTCATAGAGACGCCCGTGGGAAAAAAGTCTTTACGCCAAAAAATTGTGGATGAACTGAAACATTATTACAATGGATTCCACTTGCTTTGGATTGACACTAAGGTGGCTGCCAGGATGGTGTGGAGGCTGTTACATGGTCAGGTCCTCACTAGGAGGGAGAGACGAAGG CTGCTGAGAACTTGCGCAGATCTCTTCCGGCTGGTTCCCTTCCTGGTGTTTGTCATTGTCCCCTTCATGGAATTTCTGTTACCTGTCTTCTTGAAACTGTTCCCTGAAATGCTGCCCTCGACGTTTGAGACAGAGTCAAAAAAG gaagaaaaacagaaaaagaaattaaatgcaaagctGGAGTTAGCGAAGTTCCTGCAGGAGACCATTGCAGAGATGGCCAAAAGGAACAAAGCAGATACAGGACAAGGAAAACAATTCTCTTCTTACGTGCACCAG ATTCGTCACACCGGCCATCGGCCCAGTACCCAGGAGATTGTACGCTTCTCCAAGCTCTTTGAGGACGAGCTGACCCTGGAACACTTGGAACGGCCGCAGTTGGTAGCTCTTTGCAAATTGCTTGAGCTGCAGCCCATTGGCACCAACAATCTGCTCCGCTTTCAACTTCTGCTGAGACTCAGAACTATCAAGGCAGATGATGAA ATGATTGCCAAGGAAGGAGTCAATGGCCTAAGTGTGTCTGAGCTGCAGAGCGCCTGCAGAGCCAGAGGAATGCGATCACTGGGGCTCTcggaggagcagctgaaggaacagcTCAGACAG TGGCTGGATCTGCATTTAAAAGAGAATGTTCCAccttctctgctcctgctttcCCGTGCCTTGTACTTAATAGATGTAAAGCCACAACCTGTTCCGGTTCCACAAAATAAG ATAGGTGAAACTGCTCAAATGGTGACATCTGTTCCTGAAGGTCAAGAGACCCTAGTGGATCCTGCCCCCATCGCACAAGGAAGGAAG AATGAAGAATTTGTATCTCAACCAACAGAGAAATTGCCAGTCTCAGAAGTGTCAGTTAAGCCTCCCCCACGAGAGGTAAGCTTTTCAGAATTCTTAGACTTTCCAAAGGAGATTGTTCGTCACACAATTTATAGTCAAACCGTGGAAATGTGTGCTACGAGATGTTGTGAACGCTAA
- the LETM2 gene encoding LETM1 domain-containing protein LETM2, mitochondrial isoform X3, with protein MALSSCNVLFAIARTSFRGSHLLAHSSPPYSPAVAFVQLVNSHLTWTCVRDSENQPSLRCARLGAGLPHSPPKVVRTFHTSACLRQELRDEPPPHRSSVNQGTKPAKTPAKQVIETPVGKKSLRQKIVDELKHYYNGFHLLWIDTKVAARMVWRLLHGQVLTRRERRRLLRTCADLFRLVPFLVFVIVPFMEFLLPVFLKLFPEMLPSTFETESKKEEKQKKKLNAKLELAKFLQETIAEMAKRNKADTGQGKQFSSYVHQIRHTGHRPSTQEIVRFSKLFEDELTLEHLERPQLVALCKLLELQPIGTNNLLRFQLLLRLRTIKADDEMIAKEGVNGLSVSELQSACRARGMRSLGLSEEQLKEQLRQWLDLHLKENVPPSLLLLSRALYLIDVKPQPVPVPQNKIGETAQMVTSVPEGQETLVDPAPIAQGRKNEEFVSQPTEKLPVSEVSVKPPPRETKMEASPSSKAGANGV; from the exons ATGGCCCTCTCCAGCTGTAACGTGCTCTTTGCCATAGCCAGGACCAG TTTCAGAGGCTCCCATCTTCTTGCGCACTCCAGTCCTCCATACTCTCCAGCAGTTGCTTTTGTCCAACTAGTGAATTCTCATTTAACCTGGACTTGCGTAAGAGACTCTGAAAACCAGCCATCGCTGCGCTGCGCACGGTTGGGCGCTGGCCTACCTCACTCACCGCCTAAAGTTGTGCGAACGTTTCACACGTCCGCCTGCTTGCGTCAGGAGCTCCGAGATGAACCTCCGCCCCACCGAAGTTCTGTAAACCAGGGCACTAAACCTGCCAAAACTCCAGCAAAACAAGTCATAGAGACGCCCGTGGGAAAAAAGTCTTTACGCCAAAAAATTGTGGATGAACTGAAACATTATTACAATGGATTCCACTTGCTTTGGATTGACACTAAGGTGGCTGCCAGGATGGTGTGGAGGCTGTTACATGGTCAGGTCCTCACTAGGAGGGAGAGACGAAGG CTGCTGAGAACTTGCGCAGATCTCTTCCGGCTGGTTCCCTTCCTGGTGTTTGTCATTGTCCCCTTCATGGAATTTCTGTTACCTGTCTTCTTGAAACTGTTCCCTGAAATGCTGCCCTCGACGTTTGAGACAGAGTCAAAAAAG gaagaaaaacagaaaaagaaattaaatgcaaagctGGAGTTAGCGAAGTTCCTGCAGGAGACCATTGCAGAGATGGCCAAAAGGAACAAAGCAGATACAGGACAAGGAAAACAATTCTCTTCTTACGTGCACCAG ATTCGTCACACCGGCCATCGGCCCAGTACCCAGGAGATTGTACGCTTCTCCAAGCTCTTTGAGGACGAGCTGACCCTGGAACACTTGGAACGGCCGCAGTTGGTAGCTCTTTGCAAATTGCTTGAGCTGCAGCCCATTGGCACCAACAATCTGCTCCGCTTTCAACTTCTGCTGAGACTCAGAACTATCAAGGCAGATGATGAA ATGATTGCCAAGGAAGGAGTCAATGGCCTAAGTGTGTCTGAGCTGCAGAGCGCCTGCAGAGCCAGAGGAATGCGATCACTGGGGCTCTcggaggagcagctgaaggaacagcTCAGACAG TGGCTGGATCTGCATTTAAAAGAGAATGTTCCAccttctctgctcctgctttcCCGTGCCTTGTACTTAATAGATGTAAAGCCACAACCTGTTCCGGTTCCACAAAATAAG ATAGGTGAAACTGCTCAAATGGTGACATCTGTTCCTGAAGGTCAAGAGACCCTAGTGGATCCTGCCCCCATCGCACAAGGAAGGAAG AATGAAGAATTTGTATCTCAACCAACAGAGAAATTGCCAGTCTCAGAAGTGTCAGTTAAGCCTCCCCCACGAGAG
- the LETM2 gene encoding LETM1 domain-containing protein LETM2, mitochondrial isoform X4: protein MALSSCNVLFAIARTSFRGSHLLAHSSPPYSPAVAFVQLVNSHLTWTCVRDSENQPSLRCARLGAGLPHSPPKVVRTFHTSACLRQELRDEPPPHRSSVNQGTKPAKTPAKQVIETPVGKKSLRQKIVDELKHYYNGFHLLWIDTKVAARMVWRLLHGQVLTRRERRRLLRTCADLFRLVPFLVFVIVPFMEFLLPVFLKLFPEMLPSTFETESKKEEKQKKKLNAKLELAKFLQETIAEMAKRNKADTGQGKQFSSYVHQIRHTGHRPSTQEIVRFSKLFEDELTLEHLERPQLVALCKLLELQPIGTNNLLRFQLLLRLRTIKADDEMIAKEGVNGLSVSELQSACRARGMRSLGLSEEQLKEQLRQWLDLHLKENVPPSLLLLSRALYLIDVKPQPVPVPQNKIGETAQMVTSVPEGQETLVDPAPIAQGRKTKMEASPSSKAGANGV, encoded by the exons ATGGCCCTCTCCAGCTGTAACGTGCTCTTTGCCATAGCCAGGACCAG TTTCAGAGGCTCCCATCTTCTTGCGCACTCCAGTCCTCCATACTCTCCAGCAGTTGCTTTTGTCCAACTAGTGAATTCTCATTTAACCTGGACTTGCGTAAGAGACTCTGAAAACCAGCCATCGCTGCGCTGCGCACGGTTGGGCGCTGGCCTACCTCACTCACCGCCTAAAGTTGTGCGAACGTTTCACACGTCCGCCTGCTTGCGTCAGGAGCTCCGAGATGAACCTCCGCCCCACCGAAGTTCTGTAAACCAGGGCACTAAACCTGCCAAAACTCCAGCAAAACAAGTCATAGAGACGCCCGTGGGAAAAAAGTCTTTACGCCAAAAAATTGTGGATGAACTGAAACATTATTACAATGGATTCCACTTGCTTTGGATTGACACTAAGGTGGCTGCCAGGATGGTGTGGAGGCTGTTACATGGTCAGGTCCTCACTAGGAGGGAGAGACGAAGG CTGCTGAGAACTTGCGCAGATCTCTTCCGGCTGGTTCCCTTCCTGGTGTTTGTCATTGTCCCCTTCATGGAATTTCTGTTACCTGTCTTCTTGAAACTGTTCCCTGAAATGCTGCCCTCGACGTTTGAGACAGAGTCAAAAAAG gaagaaaaacagaaaaagaaattaaatgcaaagctGGAGTTAGCGAAGTTCCTGCAGGAGACCATTGCAGAGATGGCCAAAAGGAACAAAGCAGATACAGGACAAGGAAAACAATTCTCTTCTTACGTGCACCAG ATTCGTCACACCGGCCATCGGCCCAGTACCCAGGAGATTGTACGCTTCTCCAAGCTCTTTGAGGACGAGCTGACCCTGGAACACTTGGAACGGCCGCAGTTGGTAGCTCTTTGCAAATTGCTTGAGCTGCAGCCCATTGGCACCAACAATCTGCTCCGCTTTCAACTTCTGCTGAGACTCAGAACTATCAAGGCAGATGATGAA ATGATTGCCAAGGAAGGAGTCAATGGCCTAAGTGTGTCTGAGCTGCAGAGCGCCTGCAGAGCCAGAGGAATGCGATCACTGGGGCTCTcggaggagcagctgaaggaacagcTCAGACAG TGGCTGGATCTGCATTTAAAAGAGAATGTTCCAccttctctgctcctgctttcCCGTGCCTTGTACTTAATAGATGTAAAGCCACAACCTGTTCCGGTTCCACAAAATAAG ATAGGTGAAACTGCTCAAATGGTGACATCTGTTCCTGAAGGTCAAGAGACCCTAGTGGATCCTGCCCCCATCGCACAAGGAAGGAAG